From a single Myxocyprinus asiaticus isolate MX2 ecotype Aquarium Trade chromosome 47, UBuf_Myxa_2, whole genome shotgun sequence genomic region:
- the LOC127436493 gene encoding inactive histone-lysine N-methyltransferase 2E-like isoform X1: protein MSIAIPVGVDTANTSYLDMAAGSEPESVEASSVVVEKSSYPHQIYNSSSHHSHGYIGLPYADHNYGARPPPTPPASPPPSVLIRPGEGLFVSGGRAGEGLFVPGGQDEASRGTTLSTSEDGSYGADITRCICGFTHDDGYMICCDKCSVWQHIDCMGIDRQHIPETYLCERCQPRTLDREHAILLQTRKRENMSDGDTSATESGDEVPLELYTAFQHTPTSITLTTARLGNKPADKKRKKSGEKEPPVTSRAKKSFREGSRKSSRVKGSAPECEPSDPPSLWENKMKSWMERYEEASSNQYSEEVRLLLRVKEARDGKTLAYNTHTAAFKPPVESHIQKNKCILKAARDLAADSLIIEYRGKVMLRQQFEANGYFFKRPYPFVLFYSKFDGLEMCVDARSFGNEARFIRRSCTPNAEVRHVIEDGMLHLYIYSLRSISKGSEITIGFDYDYGNCKYKVDCACVKGNQECPVLKHNLEPTENLGSSTRRRGRKDKEPPRDESGQNQNLTMDCDGPNGKSLNDGKQRKLSPLRLSISNNQDPELIEDLEEKTSVSNEVEMESEEQIAERRRKMTREERKMEAILQAFARMEKREKRREQALERIGTKGEIGGRSEIKEELPATPEAESPASLQPMVEVVKEEPCLKPAKVSRNKQRKSFSRNRTHIGQQRRRARTVSACSDLPPSSPGDALEPLMAETHEGETPAVSETDAPPSHAPDTSPPHSGSTTPTCRSGQKYPKTKKQHLVSEWIGGDKQERGASQTPEPPPERPLRISSDPEVLATQLNSLPGMACSSHVYSTPKHYVRFSSPFLANRSPSAPGVPTCRRRSRELPETPTTTGSCKKRWLKQALEEEGSTSPGGGRPTLLMPSESPLSPSINGESCSPLPFYNGSCSLPELPTPLKKRRLCSIDPCMSESSSPYGSPCATPTRTESTDAPGTPLLLATPPRPRPEEPSTEPSTPLQIPTHPLPPESESSMDSSPDGSRRPSTQDAEHPPSLLASPSVRTTSLDTAPQECTKPAGSQSPPPSLADPQDGAGDEGLEVEGAASEAASTSEMPTSSYPPWMKSPERCGLSFSSVNSNLRDLTPSHTLEIGAYRPDSTSASPFSETAPFYSCSEESSGVTFNRSLSADGTGEGGAAKNPQKKKVSLLEYRKRQREARRSGSKGECSSPVSTAPPVDVFPVAVEIAPEPPPPATTPTPRTPQPSEEPDTPPQGEKDGEGQWTSSTSVEQARERSYHRALLLSDHRKDADSGETEGGDVQTLCPCPSPKACKSPSAHAPSSPAPQTVSRPSKEEDSEAQPSGPAQPLALSIQQSSNKTPSSKPAALMPSKLHSGSQSHYAGSSLMHSPKAQSQGSPYRGQRAFLTAPPQNQPQPQATSGPASFPQFNPQNTPPPPPPPPPAPPTSSSYFPVQPTATSAPFPAFKPAVASPFPPGSQPLLQPHHALHYQSSAAPPPPPPPPPHPQPGPALLHVNLQPPPMAQHQLLLSSAPPPPPPPPPQGQSSQQPPPSSGTLLSIKPGSHPPPLPPPPPAPSSSVPHPFQNMGGFQTTLLHQSAPTNPSVTPSTYQQTVLPPPPPPPPQQTQPTQTPPSPNVSQIIGSNRGPAPSSAPYHNAGYMGTGWH, encoded by the exons ACCAGAATCTGTGGAGGCGAGCTCAGTGGTAGTGGAGAAGTCCAGCTACCCTCACCAGATTTACAACAGCAGCTCCCACCACTCCCACGGCTACATCGGTCTGCCTTACGCC GACCATAACTATGGGGCGCGACCCCCACCCACCCCGCCAGCGTCCCCACCTCCCTCTGTGCTGATCCGGCCTGGCGAGGGTCTGTTTGTGTCTGGGGGCCGGGCAGGCGAGGGCTTGTTTGTGCCGGGCGGGCAGGACGAGGCGTCCCGTGGCACCACGCTTAGCACCTCGGAAGACGGCAGCTACGGTGCTGACATCACACGCTGCATCTGTGGCTTCACCCACGACGACGGCTACATGATCTGCTGTGACAAGTGCAG TGTGTGGCAGCACATAGACTGCATGGGGATCGACCGGCAGCACATTCCAGAGACCTACCTGTGCGAGCGCTGTCAGCCACGCACCCTGGACCGAGAGCACGCCATCCTACTGCAAACCAGGAAGAGAGAGAACATGTCTG atGGGGACACCAGTGCTACCGAAAGCGGAGATGAGGTTCCATTAGAGCTGTACACAGCATTTCAGCACACCCCAACCAGCATCACACTCACCACAGCTCGTCTCGGCAACAAACCGGCTGATAAGAAACGCAAGAAGAGTGGTGAAAAGGAGCCCCCAGTGACTTCCAGGGCCAAGAAG TCATTCCGTGAAGGTTCTAGAAAATCATCTAGAGTGAAG GGCTCAGCTCCCGAGTGTGAGCCGTCGGATCCTCCCTCTCTATGGGAGAATAAGATGAAATCATGGATGGAGCGTTACGAGGAGGCCAGCAGTAACCAGTACAGTGAAGAAGTGCGGCTACTGCTCCGAGTCAAAGAGGCTCGAGATGGCAAGACGCTGGCCTACAACACTCACACTGCAGCCTTTAAACCACCTGTAGAG AGTCACATACAGAAGAACAAATGCATTCTGAAGGCTGCGCGGGACTTAGCTGCCGACTCGCTCATAATCGAATACCGGGGGAAGGTCATGCTACGACAACAGTTTGAGGCCAACGGTTACTTCTTTAAGAG GCCATAcccttttgtattgttttactctAAGTTTGATGGTTTGGAGATGTGCGTGGACGCACGGAGCTTTGGAAATGAGGCCCGATTCATTCGCCGGTCTTGCACCCCCAACGCTGAGGTGCGGCACGTCATTGAGGACGGAATGCTGCATTTATACATTTACTCGCTGAGGTCCATCTCCAAGGGCAGCGAGATCACCATTGGCTTTGATTATGACTACGGCAACTG TAAATATAAGGTGGACTGTGCGTGTGTGAAAGGCAATCAGGAATGCCCTGTGCTCAAGCATAACCTGGAACCCACAGAGAATCTGGGCTCCAGCACACGACGGCGTGGCCGCAAGGACAAAGAGCCACCACGGGATGAGAGCGGACAGAACCAGAACCTCACAATGGATTGTGACGGGCCTAATGGGAAATCGCTGAACGATGGCAAACAGAGGAAGCTTTCTCCTCTACGCCTCTCAATATCTAACAATcag GATCCTGAGTTAATAGAGGATCTAGAAGAGAAAACCTCCGTTAGCAATGAAGTAGAGATGGAGTCAGAGGAGCAAATTGCAGAAAGGAGGAGGAAGATG ACACGTGAAGAGAGGAAGATGGAGGCAATTCTGCAGGCATTTGCTCGGatggagaagagagagaaaaggcgAGAGCAGGCGTTGGAAAGAATCGGCACTAAGGGGGAGATTGGTGGGCGTAGCGAGATTAAGGAAGAGCTTCCTGCCACACCAGAGGCTGAATCTCCTGCTTCGTTACAG ccCATGGTAGAGGTAGTAAAGGAGGAGCCATGTCTAAAGCCTGCAAAGGTGAGCCGTAACAAACAGAGGAAAAGCTTCTCGCGGAACCGCACGCACATCGGACAGCAGAGGcgacgagcacgcacagtcagtgccTGTTCGGACTTGCCGCCCAGTTCCCCAGGCGATGCTTTGGAGCCTTTAATGGCAGAAACTCATGAAGGAGAGACGCCAGCCGTCTCCGAGACTGACGCTCCACCATCACATGCCCCTGACACAAGCCCACCCCACAGCGGCTCAACCACCCCAACATGCCGCAGTGGACAGAAGTACCCCAAAACTAAAAAG CAGCACTTAGTGAGCGAGTGGATAGGTGGTGACAAACAGGAGCGGGGAGCTTCACAGACACCGGAGCCTCCTCCAGAGAGACCGCTGAGGATCAGCAGTGACCCTGAGGTCTTAGCCACACAGTTGAACTCTCTGCCAGGCATGGCCTGCAGCTCACATGTCTACAGCACACCCAAACACTACGTCCGCTTCTCGTCTCCGTTTCTAGCCAACCGCAGCCCTAGCGCCCCCGGAGTTCCCACGTGTCGACGGCGCTCACGAGAACTGCCCGAAACACCAACCACAACTGGCTCTTGCAAGAAG CGCTGGCTGAAGCAAGCTTTAGAAGAGGAGGGCTCCACCAGCCCAGGAGGAGGGCGCCCAACTCTGCTGATGCCCAGTGAGAGCCCTCTCAGCCCCTCTATCAACGGAGAGTCCTGCAGCCCTCTACCCTTTTATAATGGCAGTTGCTCATTACCAG agtTGCCTACACCATTGAAGAAACGGCGCTTATGTTCGATCGATCCTTGTATGTCAGAGAGCTCGTCCCCATACGGGTCTCCCTGTGCCACCCCAACCCGAACAGAGTCAACAGATGCACCAGGCACGCCCCTGCTGCTAGCCACGCCCCCTCGACCACGCCCAGAGGAACCCAGTACTGAGCCCTCGACACCCTTGCAGATTCCCACCCACCCTCTACCACCGGAG AGTGAGTCGTCTATGGACAGCTCTCCAGATGGTAGCCGAAGGCCCAGCACACAAGAC GCCGAGCACCCTCCTTCACTGTTGGCATCTCCCAGCGTGAGGACCACAAGTCTTGATACGGCTCCACAGGAATGTACAAAACCTGCAGGGTCCCAGAGTCCTCCACCATCCCTCGCTGACCCCCAGGACGGAGCAGGAGATGAAGGCTTGGAGGTTGAGGGTGCTGCTTCAGAAGCTGCATCAACATCTGAGATGCCAACATCCTCTTATCCCCCCTGGATGAAGAGTCCAGAGCGATGTGGCCTCTCGTTttcctctgtgaactctaatctGCGAGACCTCACGCCCTCTCACACCTTAGAGATTGGGGCGTACAGGCCGGATTCAACCTCCGCCAGCCCCTTCAGTGAGACAGCGCCCTTCTATTCCTGCAGTGAGGAGAGCAGTGGTGTGACTTTCAACCGCTCACTGAGTGCAGATGGCACAGGGGAGGGAGGCGCTGCAAAGAACCCACAGAAGAAAAAG GTCTCTCTTCTGGAGTACAGGAAACGTCAGCGTGAGGCTCGGCGAAGTGGCTCAAAGGGAGAGTGTAGCTCACCTGTTTCCACAGCACCACCAGTGGACGTATTTCCTGTTGCTGTGGAAATAGCCCCTGAGCCAcctcctcctgccacaacaccgaCCCCGAGGACCCCTCAGCCTAGTGAGGAACCAGACACCCCACCTCAGGGAGAGAAAGATGGAGAAGGCCAGTG gaCATCTTCCACATCAGTGGAGCAGGCCAGGGAGCGCAGCTACCACAGGGCCTTATTGTTGAGTGACCATCGCAAGGATGCAG ACAGCGGAGAGACAGAGGGTGGGGACGTCCAGACTCTCTGTCCATGTCCTTCACCCAAAGCCTGCAAGAGCCCTTCAGCACATGCA CCCAGTTCTCCAGCACCCCAGACTGTTTCTCGCCCATCAAAGGAGGAAGACAGTGAAGCACAGCCTTCTGGTCCTGCTCAACCCCTAGCGCTGTCCATCCAGCAGTCCAGCAATAAGACCCCAAGCTCCAAACCGGCCGCTCTGATGCCCAGCAAACTCCACAGTGGCTCCCAGAGTCACTACGCTGGATCTTCACTCATGCACTCTCCCAAAGCGCAGTCCCAAGGTTCACCTTACCGCGGCCAGCGAGCCTTTCTCACGGCTCCACCTCAGAACCAGCCTCAACCCCAGGCCACGTCAGGCCCGGCTTCTTTCCCTCAGTTCAACCCCCAAAATACCCCGCCGcctccgccccctcctcccccagCACCGCCCACCTCTTCTTCCTACTTCCCTGTGCAGCCAACTGCAACTTCTGCGCCATTTCCTGCATTCAAACCCGCTGTGGCCTCACCTTTTCCTCCTGGCTCGCAACCTCTCCTGCAGCCGCATCATGCTTTGCATTACCAAAGCAGTGCTGCTCCCCCACCACCACCCCCTCCTCCGCCACACCCGCAACCTGGCCCTGCCTTGCTGCATGTCAATCTGCAACCTCCTCCAATGGCGCAGCACCAGCTGCTGCTGAGCTCTGCCCCACCCCCTCCTCCGCCACCACCGCCTCAGGGACAGAGTTCCCAGCAGCCCCCACCTTCTAGCGGCACGcttttgtcaataaaaccagGATCACACCCACCGCCCCTCCCACCTCCTCCCCCAGCACCCTCTAGTAGTGTGCCACACCCATTCCAGAACATGGGTGGCTTCCAAACCACTCTACTTCACCAGTCAGCACCAACCAACCCCTCAGTAACCCCTTCCACCTATCAACAAACTGTATtacccccgccccctcctccacCGCCCCAACAAACTCAACCCACACAGACCCCGCCCAGTCCGAATGTCTCGCAGATCATCGGCAGCAACCGAGGACCCGCCCCTTCATCCGCCCCTTACCACAATGCCGGCTATATGGGCACAGGATGGCACTGA
- the LOC127436493 gene encoding inactive histone-lysine N-methyltransferase 2E-like isoform X4 yields MGIDRQHIPETYLCERCQPRTLDREHAILLQTRKRENMSDGDTSATESGDEVPLELYTAFQHTPTSITLTTARLGNKPADKKRKKSGEKEPPVTSRAKKSFREGSRKSSRVKGSAPECEPSDPPSLWENKMKSWMERYEEASSNQYSEEVRLLLRVKEARDGKTLAYNTHTAAFKPPVESHIQKNKCILKAARDLAADSLIIEYRGKVMLRQQFEANGYFFKRPYPFVLFYSKFDGLEMCVDARSFGNEARFIRRSCTPNAEVRHVIEDGMLHLYIYSLRSISKGSEITIGFDYDYGNCKYKVDCACVKGNQECPVLKHNLEPTENLGSSTRRRGRKDKEPPRDESGQNQNLTMDCDGPNGKSLNDGKQRKLSPLRLSISNNQDPELIEDLEEKTSVSNEVEMESEEQIAERRRKMTREERKMEAILQAFARMEKREKRREQALERIGTKGEIGGRSEIKEELPATPEAESPASLQPMVEVVKEEPCLKPAKVSRNKQRKSFSRNRTHIGQQRRRARTVSACSDLPPSSPGDALEPLMAETHEGETPAVSETDAPPSHAPDTSPPHSGSTTPTCRSGQKYPKTKKQHLVSEWIGGDKQERGASQTPEPPPERPLRISSDPEVLATQLNSLPGMACSSHVYSTPKHYVRFSSPFLANRSPSAPGVPTCRRRSRELPETPTTTGSCKKRWLKQALEEEGSTSPGGGRPTLLMPSESPLSPSINGESCSPLPFYNGSCSLPELPTPLKKRRLCSIDPCMSESSSPYGSPCATPTRTESTDAPGTPLLLATPPRPRPEEPSTEPSTPLQIPTHPLPPESESSMDSSPDGSRRPSTQDAEHPPSLLASPSVRTTSLDTAPQECTKPAGSQSPPPSLADPQDGAGDEGLEVEGAASEAASTSEMPTSSYPPWMKSPERCGLSFSSVNSNLRDLTPSHTLEIGAYRPDSTSASPFSETAPFYSCSEESSGVTFNRSLSADGTGEGGAAKNPQKKKVSLLEYRKRQREARRSGSKGECSSPVSTAPPVDVFPVAVEIAPEPPPPATTPTPRTPQPSEEPDTPPQGEKDGEGQWTSSTSVEQARERSYHRALLLSDHRKDADSGETEGGDVQTLCPCPSPKACKSPSAHAPSSPAPQTVSRPSKEEDSEAQPSGPAQPLALSIQQSSNKTPSSKPAALMPSKLHSGSQSHYAGSSLMHSPKAQSQGSPYRGQRAFLTAPPQNQPQPQATSGPASFPQFNPQNTPPPPPPPPPAPPTSSSYFPVQPTATSAPFPAFKPAVASPFPPGSQPLLQPHHALHYQSSAAPPPPPPPPPHPQPGPALLHVNLQPPPMAQHQLLLSSAPPPPPPPPPQGQSSQQPPPSSGTLLSIKPGSHPPPLPPPPPAPSSSVPHPFQNMGGFQTTLLHQSAPTNPSVTPSTYQQTVLPPPPPPPPQQTQPTQTPPSPNVSQIIGSNRGPAPSSAPYHNAGYMGTGWH; encoded by the exons ATGGGGATCGACCGGCAGCACATTCCAGAGACCTACCTGTGCGAGCGCTGTCAGCCACGCACCCTGGACCGAGAGCACGCCATCCTACTGCAAACCAGGAAGAGAGAGAACATGTCTG atGGGGACACCAGTGCTACCGAAAGCGGAGATGAGGTTCCATTAGAGCTGTACACAGCATTTCAGCACACCCCAACCAGCATCACACTCACCACAGCTCGTCTCGGCAACAAACCGGCTGATAAGAAACGCAAGAAGAGTGGTGAAAAGGAGCCCCCAGTGACTTCCAGGGCCAAGAAG TCATTCCGTGAAGGTTCTAGAAAATCATCTAGAGTGAAG GGCTCAGCTCCCGAGTGTGAGCCGTCGGATCCTCCCTCTCTATGGGAGAATAAGATGAAATCATGGATGGAGCGTTACGAGGAGGCCAGCAGTAACCAGTACAGTGAAGAAGTGCGGCTACTGCTCCGAGTCAAAGAGGCTCGAGATGGCAAGACGCTGGCCTACAACACTCACACTGCAGCCTTTAAACCACCTGTAGAG AGTCACATACAGAAGAACAAATGCATTCTGAAGGCTGCGCGGGACTTAGCTGCCGACTCGCTCATAATCGAATACCGGGGGAAGGTCATGCTACGACAACAGTTTGAGGCCAACGGTTACTTCTTTAAGAG GCCATAcccttttgtattgttttactctAAGTTTGATGGTTTGGAGATGTGCGTGGACGCACGGAGCTTTGGAAATGAGGCCCGATTCATTCGCCGGTCTTGCACCCCCAACGCTGAGGTGCGGCACGTCATTGAGGACGGAATGCTGCATTTATACATTTACTCGCTGAGGTCCATCTCCAAGGGCAGCGAGATCACCATTGGCTTTGATTATGACTACGGCAACTG TAAATATAAGGTGGACTGTGCGTGTGTGAAAGGCAATCAGGAATGCCCTGTGCTCAAGCATAACCTGGAACCCACAGAGAATCTGGGCTCCAGCACACGACGGCGTGGCCGCAAGGACAAAGAGCCACCACGGGATGAGAGCGGACAGAACCAGAACCTCACAATGGATTGTGACGGGCCTAATGGGAAATCGCTGAACGATGGCAAACAGAGGAAGCTTTCTCCTCTACGCCTCTCAATATCTAACAATcag GATCCTGAGTTAATAGAGGATCTAGAAGAGAAAACCTCCGTTAGCAATGAAGTAGAGATGGAGTCAGAGGAGCAAATTGCAGAAAGGAGGAGGAAGATG ACACGTGAAGAGAGGAAGATGGAGGCAATTCTGCAGGCATTTGCTCGGatggagaagagagagaaaaggcgAGAGCAGGCGTTGGAAAGAATCGGCACTAAGGGGGAGATTGGTGGGCGTAGCGAGATTAAGGAAGAGCTTCCTGCCACACCAGAGGCTGAATCTCCTGCTTCGTTACAG ccCATGGTAGAGGTAGTAAAGGAGGAGCCATGTCTAAAGCCTGCAAAGGTGAGCCGTAACAAACAGAGGAAAAGCTTCTCGCGGAACCGCACGCACATCGGACAGCAGAGGcgacgagcacgcacagtcagtgccTGTTCGGACTTGCCGCCCAGTTCCCCAGGCGATGCTTTGGAGCCTTTAATGGCAGAAACTCATGAAGGAGAGACGCCAGCCGTCTCCGAGACTGACGCTCCACCATCACATGCCCCTGACACAAGCCCACCCCACAGCGGCTCAACCACCCCAACATGCCGCAGTGGACAGAAGTACCCCAAAACTAAAAAG CAGCACTTAGTGAGCGAGTGGATAGGTGGTGACAAACAGGAGCGGGGAGCTTCACAGACACCGGAGCCTCCTCCAGAGAGACCGCTGAGGATCAGCAGTGACCCTGAGGTCTTAGCCACACAGTTGAACTCTCTGCCAGGCATGGCCTGCAGCTCACATGTCTACAGCACACCCAAACACTACGTCCGCTTCTCGTCTCCGTTTCTAGCCAACCGCAGCCCTAGCGCCCCCGGAGTTCCCACGTGTCGACGGCGCTCACGAGAACTGCCCGAAACACCAACCACAACTGGCTCTTGCAAGAAG CGCTGGCTGAAGCAAGCTTTAGAAGAGGAGGGCTCCACCAGCCCAGGAGGAGGGCGCCCAACTCTGCTGATGCCCAGTGAGAGCCCTCTCAGCCCCTCTATCAACGGAGAGTCCTGCAGCCCTCTACCCTTTTATAATGGCAGTTGCTCATTACCAG agtTGCCTACACCATTGAAGAAACGGCGCTTATGTTCGATCGATCCTTGTATGTCAGAGAGCTCGTCCCCATACGGGTCTCCCTGTGCCACCCCAACCCGAACAGAGTCAACAGATGCACCAGGCACGCCCCTGCTGCTAGCCACGCCCCCTCGACCACGCCCAGAGGAACCCAGTACTGAGCCCTCGACACCCTTGCAGATTCCCACCCACCCTCTACCACCGGAG AGTGAGTCGTCTATGGACAGCTCTCCAGATGGTAGCCGAAGGCCCAGCACACAAGAC GCCGAGCACCCTCCTTCACTGTTGGCATCTCCCAGCGTGAGGACCACAAGTCTTGATACGGCTCCACAGGAATGTACAAAACCTGCAGGGTCCCAGAGTCCTCCACCATCCCTCGCTGACCCCCAGGACGGAGCAGGAGATGAAGGCTTGGAGGTTGAGGGTGCTGCTTCAGAAGCTGCATCAACATCTGAGATGCCAACATCCTCTTATCCCCCCTGGATGAAGAGTCCAGAGCGATGTGGCCTCTCGTTttcctctgtgaactctaatctGCGAGACCTCACGCCCTCTCACACCTTAGAGATTGGGGCGTACAGGCCGGATTCAACCTCCGCCAGCCCCTTCAGTGAGACAGCGCCCTTCTATTCCTGCAGTGAGGAGAGCAGTGGTGTGACTTTCAACCGCTCACTGAGTGCAGATGGCACAGGGGAGGGAGGCGCTGCAAAGAACCCACAGAAGAAAAAG GTCTCTCTTCTGGAGTACAGGAAACGTCAGCGTGAGGCTCGGCGAAGTGGCTCAAAGGGAGAGTGTAGCTCACCTGTTTCCACAGCACCACCAGTGGACGTATTTCCTGTTGCTGTGGAAATAGCCCCTGAGCCAcctcctcctgccacaacaccgaCCCCGAGGACCCCTCAGCCTAGTGAGGAACCAGACACCCCACCTCAGGGAGAGAAAGATGGAGAAGGCCAGTG gaCATCTTCCACATCAGTGGAGCAGGCCAGGGAGCGCAGCTACCACAGGGCCTTATTGTTGAGTGACCATCGCAAGGATGCAG ACAGCGGAGAGACAGAGGGTGGGGACGTCCAGACTCTCTGTCCATGTCCTTCACCCAAAGCCTGCAAGAGCCCTTCAGCACATGCA CCCAGTTCTCCAGCACCCCAGACTGTTTCTCGCCCATCAAAGGAGGAAGACAGTGAAGCACAGCCTTCTGGTCCTGCTCAACCCCTAGCGCTGTCCATCCAGCAGTCCAGCAATAAGACCCCAAGCTCCAAACCGGCCGCTCTGATGCCCAGCAAACTCCACAGTGGCTCCCAGAGTCACTACGCTGGATCTTCACTCATGCACTCTCCCAAAGCGCAGTCCCAAGGTTCACCTTACCGCGGCCAGCGAGCCTTTCTCACGGCTCCACCTCAGAACCAGCCTCAACCCCAGGCCACGTCAGGCCCGGCTTCTTTCCCTCAGTTCAACCCCCAAAATACCCCGCCGcctccgccccctcctcccccagCACCGCCCACCTCTTCTTCCTACTTCCCTGTGCAGCCAACTGCAACTTCTGCGCCATTTCCTGCATTCAAACCCGCTGTGGCCTCACCTTTTCCTCCTGGCTCGCAACCTCTCCTGCAGCCGCATCATGCTTTGCATTACCAAAGCAGTGCTGCTCCCCCACCACCACCCCCTCCTCCGCCACACCCGCAACCTGGCCCTGCCTTGCTGCATGTCAATCTGCAACCTCCTCCAATGGCGCAGCACCAGCTGCTGCTGAGCTCTGCCCCACCCCCTCCTCCGCCACCACCGCCTCAGGGACAGAGTTCCCAGCAGCCCCCACCTTCTAGCGGCACGcttttgtcaataaaaccagGATCACACCCACCGCCCCTCCCACCTCCTCCCCCAGCACCCTCTAGTAGTGTGCCACACCCATTCCAGAACATGGGTGGCTTCCAAACCACTCTACTTCACCAGTCAGCACCAACCAACCCCTCAGTAACCCCTTCCACCTATCAACAAACTGTATtacccccgccccctcctccacCGCCCCAACAAACTCAACCCACACAGACCCCGCCCAGTCCGAATGTCTCGCAGATCATCGGCAGCAACCGAGGACCCGCCCCTTCATCCGCCCCTTACCACAATGCCGGCTATATGGGCACAGGATGGCACTGA